Proteins encoded within one genomic window of Xiphophorus maculatus strain JP 163 A chromosome 11, X_maculatus-5.0-male, whole genome shotgun sequence:
- the LOC102231604 gene encoding cohesin subunit SA-2-like isoform X1 has translation MIAAQDLHAEFQFPQESESQLSSDADLEDPDGRNATAGRGMGAKRGRKVLGDKVKGGGAGRVSGAGWVNGHHQENGTDNMSLFEVVKMGRSATQSVVDEWIEAYKQDRDVALLELINFFIQCSGCKGAVSEEMFRHMQNSEIIRKMTEEFDEDSGDYPLTLSGPQWKRFRINFCDFIAVLVRQCQYSIIYDEYMMDTVISLLTGLSDSQVRAFRHTSTLAAMKLMTALVNVALNLSINMDNTQRQYEAERNKVIAKRANDRLELLLQKRKELQENQDDIENMMNAIFKGVFVHRYRDAIAEIRAICIEEIGVWMKLYSDAFLNDSYLKYVGWTMHDKQGEVRLKCLTALQGLFYSRELGSRLELFTSRFKDRIVSMTLDKEYDVAVQAIKLLTLILQSSDEVLTAEDCESVYHLVYSAHRPIAVSAGEFLFKKLFSHQGPEDEGLPRRGRQSLNGSLIKTTVFFFLESELHEHGAYLVDSLWECASELLKDWETMISLLLDEPMPGEEALTDRQETALVEIMLSAIRQACECHPPVGRGSGKRVLTAKEKKTQLDDRTRTTEMFAVALPLLLAKYCVDIDKVTSLLQIPKYFDLDIYTTGRLEKHMDALLRQIWEVVDKHTDTEVLEACSTTYHYLCNEEFTIFNRVDIARSQLLDELVDKFNRLLEDFLQEGEEPDEDDAYQVLSTLKKITAFHNAHDLSKWDLFTSNYSLLSTGLQNGDMPEQIVIHAMQCTHYIVLWHLAKVSEGSSIKGDLVTLRKQMRTFCLICQRYLSSINTAVKEQAFTILCDVLLIFSHQIMSSGREHLENLVYVPDSSLQAELLTFILYQVFIDQDDDSNSTDGQQDDEASKIEALHKRRNLLAAYCKLIIYNVVEMNTGADIFKQYMRYYNDYGDIIKETMSKTRQIDKIQCAKTLILSLQKLFNEMMSELGFNFDRSLSAFCGIKELARRFSLTFGLDQLKTREAIAMLHKDGIEFAFKEPSPQGEGGPPLNLPFLDILSEFSSKLIRQDKRTVHMYLERFMTFQMALQRDDCWLPLISYRNSLQAGMDDDTMSVISGISSRGSVRSKKSKQSAVSKRKLPEEENSSSSFDGVWMNREQSVPTPVMMHSPHLTSTVLRDPKRMRPEDGYAATFSMPAEQHLHQALPPQPLPHHQHQAAIDYNTQVTWMLTQRQQAEARQHQERISMHYAKMRNHMQQAIRRGSGLMEDDEEPIVEDVMMSSEDRLEDINEGMDFNTMEIDLPASKNRRERNELKPDYFDPSSIMDDSVLNVSMF, from the exons atgatagcggcacaggATTTGCACGCAGAGTTCCAGTTTCCCCA AGAGTCAGAATCTCAGTTGTCTTCAGATGCAGACCTTGAGGATCCTGATGGGCGAAATGCCACAGCGGGGAGAGGCATG GGAGCAAAAAGGGGGCGGAAGGTGCTGGGAGACAAGGTCAAAGGTGGGGGTGCAGGGAGGGTGTCTGGTGCCGGCTGGGTGAACGGCCATCATCAGGAGAACGGGACGGACAATATGAGCCTTTTCGAAGTGGTTAAAATGGGGAGGAGCGCAACACAG TCTGTTGTTGATGAGTGGATTGAGGCCTACAAGCAAGACAGAGATGTGGCGCTTTTGGAGTTAATCAACTTCTTCATCCAGTGCTCAGGGTGTAAAG GTGCTGTGAGTGAAGAAATGTTCAGACATATGCAGAATTCTGAAATCATCAGGAAAATGACGGAGGAATTCGATGAG GACAGCGGCGACTATCCTTTAACACTCTCAGGGCCACAGTGGAAAAGATTCCGGATAAATTTCTGCGACTTCATTGCTGTCCTCGTGCGTCAGTGCCAGTACAGCATCATATATGACGAGTATATGATGGACACGGTCATCTCTCTGCTCACTGGCCTGTCTGACTCGCAGGTCAGGGCATTTAGACACACAAGCACACTAGCGG CCATGAAGTTGATGACTGCCCTGGTGAACGTCGCTTTGAACCTGAGCATCAACATGGACAACACTCAGAGACAGTACGAGGCAGAACGGAACAAAGTCATTGCAAAAAGGGCCAATGATAGGTTGGAGCTGTTGTTACAAAAGCGAAAAGAG ctccAGGAAAATCAAGATGATATTGAAAACATGATGAATGCGATTTTCAAAGGAGTCTTTGTTCACAGATATCG TGATGCCATTGCTGAAATTCGAGCTATTTGTATTGAGGAGATTGGAGTGTGGATGAAGCTGTACAGTGATGCCTTCCTCAATGACAGCTACTTGAAGTATGTTGGCTGGACAATGCACGACaag CAAGGTGAGGTGCGACTGAAGTGCCTGACCGCCCTGCAGGGGTTGTTCTACAGCAGAGAGCTCGGCTCCCGCCTCGAACTCTTCACCAGTCGCTTTAAG GACCGCATTGTGTCTATGACTCTGGACAAAGAATACGACGTTGCAGTGCAAGCTATTAAGCTCCTGACGCTTATTTTACA GAGCAGTGATGAGGTTCTGACAGCAGAGGACTGTGAGAGTGTGTATCACCTGGTTTACTCAGCGCATCGACCCATCGCTGTTTCTGCAGGagaatttctgtttaaaaa GCTCTTCAGCCATCAAGGTCCAGAGGATGAAGGTCTACCAAGGAGGGGCAGGCAGAGCCTCAACGGCAGCCTTATCAAGACaactgtcttcttcttcttggagAGTGAG CTCCATGAACATGGGGCTTATTTGGTGGACAGCCTGTGGGAGTGTGCGTCAGAGCTGCTGAAGGACTGGGAAACCATGATTAGCTTGTTGCTGGATGAACCCATGCCGGGAGAGGAGG CCCTCACTGATCGACAAGAGACGGCTCTGGTTGAGATCATGCTCTCTGCCATTCGACAGGCTTGTGAATGTCATCCTCCAGTAGGCAGAGGCTCAGGAAAGAGG GTCTTgactgcaaaagaaaagaaaactcagcTGGACGATCGGACACGAACCACAGAGATGTTTGCAGTTGCACTACCTCTGTTATTAGCAAAG TACTGTGTGGACATTGATAAGGTGACCAGTTTACTCCAAATACCAAAATACTTCGATCTTGACATCTACACCACCGGCCGGTTAGAAAAG CATATGGATGCCTTGCTGCGCCAAATCTGGGAGGTTGTGgataaacacacagacactgaAGTGCTGGAGGCCTGCTCCACAACCTACCACTACCTGTGCAACGAGGAATTCACCATCTTCAACCGCGTGGACATCGCCCGGTCACAGCTTCTAGATGAGCTGGTAGACAAATTCAACAGACTTCTGGAGGACTTCCTGCAAGAG GGGGAAGAACCAGATGAGGATGACGCCTACCAAGTTCTATCAACACTTAAGAAAATCACTGCTTTTCACAA TGCACACGATCTTTCCAAGTGGGATCTGTTCACCAGCAACTACAGCCTCCTCAGCACAGGTTTGCAGAATGGAGACATGCCTGAACAG ATTGTGATTCATGCAATGCAGTGCACACATTACATAGTCTTGTGGCACCTTGCTAAGGTTTCAGAAGGCAGTTCAATAAAG GGGGATTTGGTGACTCTGAGAAAACAGATGAGAACTTTCTGCTTAATATGCCAGCGTTACCTAAGCAGCATCAACACAGCCGTTAAAGAGCAG GCTTTCACAATACTGTGTGACGTGTTGCTGATCTTCAGTCACCAAATCATGTCGTCAGGCCGGGAACATCTGGAGAATCTGGTCTACGTGCCAGATTCCTCTCTGCAAGCGGAACTGCTCACCTTCATCTTGTATCAAGTTTTTATCGATCAGGACGATGACAGCAACAGCACGG atggaCAACAAGATGATGAGGCCAGTAAAATCGAGGCTCTGCACAAACGAAGAAACCTTCTTGCAGCCTATTGCAAATTAATTATATACAACGTTGTTGAAATGAATACTGGAGCCGATATATTTAAACAGTACATGAGA TATTACAATGACTACGGTGATATCATCAAAGAAACAATGAGTAAAACGAGACAAATTGACAAAATCCAGTGTGCAAAGACGCTCATATTGAGTCTGCAAAAG TTATTCAATGAGATGATGTCTGAACTTGGCTTCAACTTTGACCGCTCATTGTCAGCTTTCTGTGGAATCAAAGAACTGGCTCGACGCTTCTCTCTAACCTTTGGTTTGGACCAGTTGAAGACTAGAGAGGCCATTGCAATGTTACATAA GGACGGCATTGAGTTTGCATTTAAAGAACCCAGTCCTCAAGGAGAAGGGGGTCCGCCACTTAATCTGCCATTTTTGGATATCCTCAGTGAGTTCTCAAGCAAACTCATTCGACAAGACAAGAGGACAGT TCACATGTACCTGGAGCGATTCATGACGTTTCAAATGGCCCTCCAGAGAGACGACTGCTGGCTGCCCCTCATCTCATACAGGAACTCGCTGCAGGCCGGGATGGACGACGACACCATGTCTGTCATCAGTGGGATCAGCAGTCGGGGGTCCGTTCGAAGCAAGAAGTCCAAACAATCCGctgtaagcaaaagaaaactgcccgaag aagagaacagcagcagcagctttgacGGAGTCTGGATGAATCGTGAGCAGAGTGTGCCCACGCCGGTCATGATGCACTCGCCCCACCTCACTTCCACTGTGCTGAGGGATCCAAAGAGGATGAGGCCGGAGGACGGCTATGCCGCCACGTTCTCCATGCCAGCAGAGCAGCACCTTCATCAAGCGCTCCCTCCTCAACCGCTGCCTCATCACCAACACCAGGCTGCCATAGATTACAA CACCCAGGTGACCTGGATGCTGACTCAGAGGCAACAGGCTGAAGCCCGTCAGCACCAGGAGCGGATTAGCATGCACTACGCTAAGATGAGGAACCACATGCAGCAAGCAAT TCGCCGAGGATCCGGATTAATGGAGGATGATGAGGAACCGATAGTGGAGGAcgtgatgatgtcatcagaggATCGCTTGGAAGATATCAATGAGGGCATGGATTTTAATACGATGGAGATCGATTTg CCTGCATCTAAGAATCgaagagaaagaaatgaacTAAAGCCAGATTACTTTGATCCGTCTTCCATTATGGATGATTCG GTTCTTAATGTTTCAATGTTCTAA
- the LOC102231604 gene encoding cohesin subunit SA-2-like isoform X2, which produces MIAAQDLHAEFQFPQESESQLSSDADLEDPDGRNATAGRGMGAKRGRKVLGDKVKGGGAGRVSGAGWVNGHHQENGTDNMSLFEVVKMGRSATQSVVDEWIEAYKQDRDVALLELINFFIQCSGCKGAVSEEMFRHMQNSEIIRKMTEEFDEDSGDYPLTLSGPQWKRFRINFCDFIAVLVRQCQYSIIYDEYMMDTVISLLTGLSDSQVRAFRHTSTLAAMKLMTALVNVALNLSINMDNTQRQYEAERNKVIAKRANDRLELLLQKRKELQENQDDIENMMNAIFKGVFVHRYRDAIAEIRAICIEEIGVWMKLYSDAFLNDSYLKYVGWTMHDKQGEVRLKCLTALQGLFYSRELGSRLELFTSRFKDRIVSMTLDKEYDVAVQAIKLLTLILQSSDEVLTAEDCESVYHLVYSAHRPIAVSAGEFLFKNHQGPEDEGLPRRGRQSLNGSLIKTTVFFFLESELHEHGAYLVDSLWECASELLKDWETMISLLLDEPMPGEEALTDRQETALVEIMLSAIRQACECHPPVGRGSGKRVLTAKEKKTQLDDRTRTTEMFAVALPLLLAKYCVDIDKVTSLLQIPKYFDLDIYTTGRLEKHMDALLRQIWEVVDKHTDTEVLEACSTTYHYLCNEEFTIFNRVDIARSQLLDELVDKFNRLLEDFLQEGEEPDEDDAYQVLSTLKKITAFHNAHDLSKWDLFTSNYSLLSTGLQNGDMPEQIVIHAMQCTHYIVLWHLAKVSEGSSIKGDLVTLRKQMRTFCLICQRYLSSINTAVKEQAFTILCDVLLIFSHQIMSSGREHLENLVYVPDSSLQAELLTFILYQVFIDQDDDSNSTDGQQDDEASKIEALHKRRNLLAAYCKLIIYNVVEMNTGADIFKQYMRYYNDYGDIIKETMSKTRQIDKIQCAKTLILSLQKLFNEMMSELGFNFDRSLSAFCGIKELARRFSLTFGLDQLKTREAIAMLHKDGIEFAFKEPSPQGEGGPPLNLPFLDILSEFSSKLIRQDKRTVHMYLERFMTFQMALQRDDCWLPLISYRNSLQAGMDDDTMSVISGISSRGSVRSKKSKQSAVSKRKLPEEENSSSSFDGVWMNREQSVPTPVMMHSPHLTSTVLRDPKRMRPEDGYAATFSMPAEQHLHQALPPQPLPHHQHQAAIDYNTQVTWMLTQRQQAEARQHQERISMHYAKMRNHMQQAIRRGSGLMEDDEEPIVEDVMMSSEDRLEDINEGMDFNTMEIDLPASKNRRERNELKPDYFDPSSIMDDSVLNVSMF; this is translated from the exons atgatagcggcacaggATTTGCACGCAGAGTTCCAGTTTCCCCA AGAGTCAGAATCTCAGTTGTCTTCAGATGCAGACCTTGAGGATCCTGATGGGCGAAATGCCACAGCGGGGAGAGGCATG GGAGCAAAAAGGGGGCGGAAGGTGCTGGGAGACAAGGTCAAAGGTGGGGGTGCAGGGAGGGTGTCTGGTGCCGGCTGGGTGAACGGCCATCATCAGGAGAACGGGACGGACAATATGAGCCTTTTCGAAGTGGTTAAAATGGGGAGGAGCGCAACACAG TCTGTTGTTGATGAGTGGATTGAGGCCTACAAGCAAGACAGAGATGTGGCGCTTTTGGAGTTAATCAACTTCTTCATCCAGTGCTCAGGGTGTAAAG GTGCTGTGAGTGAAGAAATGTTCAGACATATGCAGAATTCTGAAATCATCAGGAAAATGACGGAGGAATTCGATGAG GACAGCGGCGACTATCCTTTAACACTCTCAGGGCCACAGTGGAAAAGATTCCGGATAAATTTCTGCGACTTCATTGCTGTCCTCGTGCGTCAGTGCCAGTACAGCATCATATATGACGAGTATATGATGGACACGGTCATCTCTCTGCTCACTGGCCTGTCTGACTCGCAGGTCAGGGCATTTAGACACACAAGCACACTAGCGG CCATGAAGTTGATGACTGCCCTGGTGAACGTCGCTTTGAACCTGAGCATCAACATGGACAACACTCAGAGACAGTACGAGGCAGAACGGAACAAAGTCATTGCAAAAAGGGCCAATGATAGGTTGGAGCTGTTGTTACAAAAGCGAAAAGAG ctccAGGAAAATCAAGATGATATTGAAAACATGATGAATGCGATTTTCAAAGGAGTCTTTGTTCACAGATATCG TGATGCCATTGCTGAAATTCGAGCTATTTGTATTGAGGAGATTGGAGTGTGGATGAAGCTGTACAGTGATGCCTTCCTCAATGACAGCTACTTGAAGTATGTTGGCTGGACAATGCACGACaag CAAGGTGAGGTGCGACTGAAGTGCCTGACCGCCCTGCAGGGGTTGTTCTACAGCAGAGAGCTCGGCTCCCGCCTCGAACTCTTCACCAGTCGCTTTAAG GACCGCATTGTGTCTATGACTCTGGACAAAGAATACGACGTTGCAGTGCAAGCTATTAAGCTCCTGACGCTTATTTTACA GAGCAGTGATGAGGTTCTGACAGCAGAGGACTGTGAGAGTGTGTATCACCTGGTTTACTCAGCGCATCGACCCATCGCTGTTTCTGCAGGagaatttctgtttaaaaa CCATCAAGGTCCAGAGGATGAAGGTCTACCAAGGAGGGGCAGGCAGAGCCTCAACGGCAGCCTTATCAAGACaactgtcttcttcttcttggagAGTGAG CTCCATGAACATGGGGCTTATTTGGTGGACAGCCTGTGGGAGTGTGCGTCAGAGCTGCTGAAGGACTGGGAAACCATGATTAGCTTGTTGCTGGATGAACCCATGCCGGGAGAGGAGG CCCTCACTGATCGACAAGAGACGGCTCTGGTTGAGATCATGCTCTCTGCCATTCGACAGGCTTGTGAATGTCATCCTCCAGTAGGCAGAGGCTCAGGAAAGAGG GTCTTgactgcaaaagaaaagaaaactcagcTGGACGATCGGACACGAACCACAGAGATGTTTGCAGTTGCACTACCTCTGTTATTAGCAAAG TACTGTGTGGACATTGATAAGGTGACCAGTTTACTCCAAATACCAAAATACTTCGATCTTGACATCTACACCACCGGCCGGTTAGAAAAG CATATGGATGCCTTGCTGCGCCAAATCTGGGAGGTTGTGgataaacacacagacactgaAGTGCTGGAGGCCTGCTCCACAACCTACCACTACCTGTGCAACGAGGAATTCACCATCTTCAACCGCGTGGACATCGCCCGGTCACAGCTTCTAGATGAGCTGGTAGACAAATTCAACAGACTTCTGGAGGACTTCCTGCAAGAG GGGGAAGAACCAGATGAGGATGACGCCTACCAAGTTCTATCAACACTTAAGAAAATCACTGCTTTTCACAA TGCACACGATCTTTCCAAGTGGGATCTGTTCACCAGCAACTACAGCCTCCTCAGCACAGGTTTGCAGAATGGAGACATGCCTGAACAG ATTGTGATTCATGCAATGCAGTGCACACATTACATAGTCTTGTGGCACCTTGCTAAGGTTTCAGAAGGCAGTTCAATAAAG GGGGATTTGGTGACTCTGAGAAAACAGATGAGAACTTTCTGCTTAATATGCCAGCGTTACCTAAGCAGCATCAACACAGCCGTTAAAGAGCAG GCTTTCACAATACTGTGTGACGTGTTGCTGATCTTCAGTCACCAAATCATGTCGTCAGGCCGGGAACATCTGGAGAATCTGGTCTACGTGCCAGATTCCTCTCTGCAAGCGGAACTGCTCACCTTCATCTTGTATCAAGTTTTTATCGATCAGGACGATGACAGCAACAGCACGG atggaCAACAAGATGATGAGGCCAGTAAAATCGAGGCTCTGCACAAACGAAGAAACCTTCTTGCAGCCTATTGCAAATTAATTATATACAACGTTGTTGAAATGAATACTGGAGCCGATATATTTAAACAGTACATGAGA TATTACAATGACTACGGTGATATCATCAAAGAAACAATGAGTAAAACGAGACAAATTGACAAAATCCAGTGTGCAAAGACGCTCATATTGAGTCTGCAAAAG TTATTCAATGAGATGATGTCTGAACTTGGCTTCAACTTTGACCGCTCATTGTCAGCTTTCTGTGGAATCAAAGAACTGGCTCGACGCTTCTCTCTAACCTTTGGTTTGGACCAGTTGAAGACTAGAGAGGCCATTGCAATGTTACATAA GGACGGCATTGAGTTTGCATTTAAAGAACCCAGTCCTCAAGGAGAAGGGGGTCCGCCACTTAATCTGCCATTTTTGGATATCCTCAGTGAGTTCTCAAGCAAACTCATTCGACAAGACAAGAGGACAGT TCACATGTACCTGGAGCGATTCATGACGTTTCAAATGGCCCTCCAGAGAGACGACTGCTGGCTGCCCCTCATCTCATACAGGAACTCGCTGCAGGCCGGGATGGACGACGACACCATGTCTGTCATCAGTGGGATCAGCAGTCGGGGGTCCGTTCGAAGCAAGAAGTCCAAACAATCCGctgtaagcaaaagaaaactgcccgaag aagagaacagcagcagcagctttgacGGAGTCTGGATGAATCGTGAGCAGAGTGTGCCCACGCCGGTCATGATGCACTCGCCCCACCTCACTTCCACTGTGCTGAGGGATCCAAAGAGGATGAGGCCGGAGGACGGCTATGCCGCCACGTTCTCCATGCCAGCAGAGCAGCACCTTCATCAAGCGCTCCCTCCTCAACCGCTGCCTCATCACCAACACCAGGCTGCCATAGATTACAA CACCCAGGTGACCTGGATGCTGACTCAGAGGCAACAGGCTGAAGCCCGTCAGCACCAGGAGCGGATTAGCATGCACTACGCTAAGATGAGGAACCACATGCAGCAAGCAAT TCGCCGAGGATCCGGATTAATGGAGGATGATGAGGAACCGATAGTGGAGGAcgtgatgatgtcatcagaggATCGCTTGGAAGATATCAATGAGGGCATGGATTTTAATACGATGGAGATCGATTTg CCTGCATCTAAGAATCgaagagaaagaaatgaacTAAAGCCAGATTACTTTGATCCGTCTTCCATTATGGATGATTCG GTTCTTAATGTTTCAATGTTCTAA